Below is a genomic region from Bordetella pertussis 18323.
CGCCGGCGCCAGGCCGGCGAGTTCGGGCTGCAACAATGGCTCGTCAGTGTTGCCGGCGACCGCGGGTTTGCTGTTGGTACGTGCTGCCTTGGCGCGGGCGGTATCGCCCGAAGGGAAGGTCAGGATGGCTGCGGGACGATTGGGCAACTTCGGAAGCGGCATAGGTGTCACTCTCCTGTGTGAGCCGGCTTGGGGTCCTGTGTGAGCCGGCTTGGGGCGCCTGACAATGGGCAATATAGGCTTAGCCGATGCTCTTGGCGGCTTGCAGGACTTCCTTGGCGTGGCCGGGTACTTTCACCCCGCGCCACTCCTGCACCAGCACGCCATAGGCGTCGATCAGAAAGGTGCTGCGTTCGATGCCGCGCACCTGTTTTCCGTACATGTTCTTCTGCTTGATGACGCCGTACAGATTGCACACGGTTTCGTCGGCGTCGGAGATCAGCGGGAAGGGCAGCTCGTACTTGGTCTTGAAATTCTCGTGCGATTTGAGCGAGTCGCGCGATACCCCCAGCACGATGGTGCTGGCGGCCAGGAAGTCCTCGTACAGGTCGCGAAAGTCCTGGCTTTCGGTGGTGCAGCCGGGCGTGTTGTCCTTGGGATAGAAATACAGCACGACCGCGCGGCCCTGGCACTGGTCCAGGCTCACGGGGCCGATGGTGCTTTCCGCTGTGAACAGCGGGGCGGGTTTGCCTATCAGCGGGGTCATCGCTAGGAGTCTCCGTCGGGAAGGAGGGCGACGACGACGCGTCGGCCCTCGGCCATCAGAATGTTGTAGGTACGGGCGGCGGCCTGGGTGTCCATCGCCTCGACGCCCACGCCCATTGCCAGCAGCGGGCGCACCTGCTCGGGGCCGAGCAGGTGCTGGCGCCTGCCGGTGCCTACCAGCAGCACTTCGGGGGCGTTGGCCGGGCGCGCGCCGGCGCCTGCCTCGGGCTCGTCCAGGAATGCCAGCGGATCGCGGACTACCTCGGCCAGACCGGCGGCTTGTTGCAGGAGGGAGGCGGTAATGTCGGCCGGACGCTGGACCGGCCAGCTTGCGACCGGGCCTTCGGGCGCGAAGGCGATGGCGTGGGAAAAGCGGACCTGGTTGACTTCGATGTAGCCGTCACCATAGGCGGTGACGGTATTCAGCGCCGTCGCAGGATCGGTATGCAGCTTCAATAAAAACTCCGACTATGTGGTTCCGATAATAGCGCATCGGCATGACAGCATGTTGCAGGGTATCCACGGGGCCGGCGGGGACGGATCAATGTCCATTTGCCGGGCGGGCGGGCTTGCGCTAGATTACAGGGTTTTGTTGCGCTGCAATCTTGCGGCGCGCCGGCCGCGCGCGGCCTTTTCCCGCCCCTCTTTCTGTCGCCCTTTAGGATTCCCATCATGAGGAAGTTCTCCCGCATCGAGCGTTTGCCGCCGTACGTGTTCAATATTACCGGCGAGCTCAAGATGGCGGCACGACGGCGCGGCGAGGACATCATCGACATGTCGATGGGCAACCCCGATGGCGCGACGCCGCAGCACATCGTCGACAAGCTGGTCGAGGCCTCGACCCGGCCCGATACGCATGGCTATTCGGTCTCCAAGGGCATCCCGCGCCTGCGCAAGGCGATTTGCGACTGGTACATGCGCCGCTACGCGGTGGAGTTCGACCCGGATTCGGAAGCCATCGTCACCATCGGCTCGAAGGAGGGCCTGGCGCACCTGATGCTGGCGACGCTGGATCGCGGCGATACGGTGCTGGTGCCCAACCCGAGCTACCCGATCCACATCTACGGGGCGGTGATCGCGGGCGCCAACATCCGTTCGGTGCGCATGACGCCCGGCATCGACTTCTTCGAGGAACTCGAACGCGCCGTGCGCGAGTCGATTCCCAAGCCCAAGATGATGATCCTGGGCTTTCCCAGCAACCCGACCGCGCAGTGCGTCGACCTGTCGTTCTTCGAGCGCGTGGTCGCGCTGGCCAAGGAGCACGACATCCTGGTGGTGCACGACCTGGCCTACGCCGACGTCTGTTTCGACGGCTATGTCGCGCCGTCCATCATGCAGGTGCCCGGCGCGCGCGACGTGGCGGTCGAGTTCTTCACCATGAGCAAGAGCTACAACATGGCCGGCTGGCGCATCGGCTACATGGTCGGCAACCGCGAGCTGGTCGGCGCGCTGGCGCGCATCAAGAGCTACCATG
It encodes:
- a CDS encoding peroxiredoxin, giving the protein MTPLIGKPAPLFTAESTIGPVSLDQCQGRAVVLYFYPKDNTPGCTTESQDFRDLYEDFLAASTIVLGVSRDSLKSHENFKTKYELPFPLISDADETVCNLYGVIKQKNMYGKQVRGIERSTFLIDAYGVLVQEWRGVKVPGHAKEVLQAAKSIG
- a CDS encoding Mth938-like domain-containing protein, which gives rise to MKLHTDPATALNTVTAYGDGYIEVNQVRFSHAIAFAPEGPVASWPVQRPADITASLLQQAAGLAEVVRDPLAFLDEPEAGAGARPANAPEVLLVGTGRRQHLLGPEQVRPLLAMGVGVEAMDTQAAARTYNILMAEGRRVVVALLPDGDS
- the alaC gene encoding alanine transaminase yields the protein MRKFSRIERLPPYVFNITGELKMAARRRGEDIIDMSMGNPDGATPQHIVDKLVEASTRPDTHGYSVSKGIPRLRKAICDWYMRRYAVEFDPDSEAIVTIGSKEGLAHLMLATLDRGDTVLVPNPSYPIHIYGAVIAGANIRSVRMTPGIDFFEELERAVRESIPKPKMMILGFPSNPTAQCVDLSFFERVVALAKEHDILVVHDLAYADVCFDGYVAPSIMQVPGARDVAVEFFTMSKSYNMAGWRIGYMVGNRELVGALARIKSYHDYGTFTPIQVASIAALDGPQDCVNEIVAQYQRRRDVLARGLHEAGWNVEIPKASMYIWAQIPEPYRAMGSLEFAKRVLSDAKVAVSPGIGFGEYGDEYVRFALIENEQRTRQAVRGIKDMFRKDGLLK